From Verrucomicrobia bacterium S94, the proteins below share one genomic window:
- a CDS encoding IS110 family transposase: MKQTPKNRMFPVVPGIDWADEKHDICLWDAKEQALEYGVIKHRPEVLDDWFCRLRDRFPGEPIAVGLEQSKGALAFQLMQYGFITIYFVHPATVAKVRDAWTPSGAKDDPSDAELIMSLVRDSNHKLKAWRPDSPDTRRLMLLTEHRRKLVDLRGKLTNELRSCLKSYYPLACEVAGDKLNERLALDFLTRWPSFEKLKRSRLSTVRSFYTHGNSRYSGGIEKRLEAIEQAEPVTTDEVITESFSMQMPALVAQLKQLRKSIQDYDRLIVRTYAGHDDAAIISSFPATGKVFGPRLIAAIGTDRSGKAHWVHRRWKCSNFVRQSFHEWANETTKHSLWTRAFYIQAREKGMGHQAVRALAYKWIRILYRCWKEQIPYDELHYISLLKRRGSGLIKIIYEHPDAIRLNGPIESQFLR, encoded by the coding sequence ATGAAACAGACACCGAAAAACAGAATGTTTCCGGTCGTGCCTGGTATCGACTGGGCCGATGAAAAGCACGACATCTGCCTTTGGGATGCCAAAGAGCAAGCCCTCGAGTACGGGGTGATCAAACATCGTCCGGAAGTGCTGGATGACTGGTTCTGCAGACTGCGGGATCGTTTCCCCGGAGAGCCCATAGCTGTCGGGCTTGAGCAGTCTAAAGGGGCATTGGCGTTCCAGTTGATGCAGTACGGATTCATTACGATCTACTTTGTGCATCCGGCCACCGTGGCGAAGGTGCGCGACGCCTGGACCCCGAGCGGGGCCAAGGATGATCCTTCCGATGCGGAACTGATCATGAGTCTCGTCCGGGATTCAAATCATAAACTTAAGGCCTGGCGTCCGGACAGCCCCGACACCCGCAGACTGATGCTGTTGACGGAGCATCGCCGGAAGCTGGTGGATCTACGGGGCAAGCTGACCAATGAACTGCGGTCCTGCCTGAAAAGTTACTATCCATTGGCCTGCGAGGTCGCCGGCGATAAACTCAACGAACGGCTGGCGCTGGATTTTCTGACCCGCTGGCCCTCCTTTGAAAAGCTGAAGCGTTCACGCCTTTCCACCGTTCGCAGCTTTTATACCCACGGAAACAGTCGTTACTCCGGGGGGATTGAAAAACGGCTTGAGGCCATCGAGCAGGCCGAACCGGTCACCACGGATGAAGTGATCACGGAAAGCTTCAGCATGCAGATGCCTGCTCTGGTCGCCCAGCTAAAGCAACTGCGTAAAAGTATTCAGGACTACGACCGTCTAATCGTCCGCACCTATGCCGGCCATGACGATGCAGCCATCATTTCAAGTTTTCCGGCCACTGGAAAAGTATTCGGCCCCCGACTCATCGCAGCAATAGGAACCGACCGCAGCGGAAAAGCCCATTGGGTGCACCGCCGGTGGAAGTGCTCCAACTTCGTCCGGCAGAGTTTCCATGAATGGGCCAATGAAACGACCAAACATTCATTGTGGACCCGGGCCTTTTACATCCAGGCCCGTGAAAAAGGGATGGGTCATCAGGCCGTTCGTGCTCTGGCTTACAAATGGATCCGCATCCTGTACCGGTGCTGGAAAGAGCAGATCCCCTACGATGAACTGCATTACATCAGCCTCCTCAAAAGACGGGGCTCCGGATTAATCAAAATCATATACGAACACCCCGACGCCATTAGGTTAAACGGGCCGATAGAAAGTCAGTTTTTACGTTGA
- a CDS encoding YceK/YidQ family lipoprotein yields the protein MKNTTFLILSVSFCSLILFLVNGYGTIAERYLWPKFDESFGNENKPSAKFYIGTKADISFAYSGITKKNYAGALFLVDVPFSLVADTLYVPVDCYYLLKDSNKK from the coding sequence ATGAAAAATACAACATTCCTGATTTTATCCGTATCTTTTTGTTCATTGATTTTATTTCTGGTCAATGGTTATGGAACTATTGCGGAAAGATATTTATGGCCTAAATTTGATGAATCATTCGGAAATGAGAACAAACCATCTGCTAAATTTTACATTGGAACCAAAGCTGATATTTCATTCGCTTATAGTGGGATAACTAAAAAAAATTATGCTGGAGCATTATTTCTGGTCGATGTTCCATTTTCATTAGTTGCAGATACACTATATGTTCCTGTTGATTGTTATTATTTACTAAAAGATTCAAATAAAAAATAA
- a CDS encoding HEAT repeat domain-containing protein — MKKKPKLETAIWIMFITMIILYIIGARMIFTGVQRYANEAKAEYGGDHVGALIALVEDESASFEKRNSAIWALGQIGSERALPTLRELDTDEVQLPPTTPLLPLCNTVSRKRLSRLTGFLSHAGCTGFYDSATHCSSTLCLRRQLCIKSTGTGNTGH; from the coding sequence ATGAAAAAGAAGCCGAAACTCGAAACCGCCATCTGGATCATGTTTATCACTATGATCATTCTCTACATCATCGGAGCCCGCATGATTTTCACCGGCGTCCAACGCTATGCCAACGAAGCAAAAGCCGAATACGGCGGCGACCACGTCGGCGCACTGATTGCCCTCGTTGAAGACGAATCTGCTTCGTTTGAAAAACGGAACAGCGCGATCTGGGCCCTCGGGCAGATCGGCAGTGAGCGTGCGTTACCCACTCTCCGGGAACTCGACACCGATGAGGTTCAGCTTCCCCCTACGACTCCACTGCTTCCATTATGCAATACAGTGTCGAGAAAGCGATTAAGCAGATTAACCGGTTTTCTGTCACACGCTGGATGTACCGGTTTTTATGACTCCGCTACTCACTGCTCTAGCACTCTGTGCCTTCGCCGCCAACTCTGTATTAAGTCGACTGGCACTGGCAACACAGGCCATTGA
- a CDS encoding DMT family transporter produces MTPLLTALALCAFAANSVLSRLALATQAIDPVSFTLLRLLSGMLVLLPLSSGIRKATPSRDWKNAVLSGLALFIYALAFSLGYVTISSGMGTLILVGAVQFAMFAWALIQHDQISRSKWIGAGISFAGLIALVSPGLTAPDLKGATLMAAAGIAWGLYSIRGRGARSPVLMTARNFTCAVPMAGITAILFFQTLEISPCGAIIAVLSGSITSGLAYVIWYRALRDLSTVTASMVQLLIPVLAAAGGVVFLNEPLTARLLISSALILGGVGLGSLKQSVRI; encoded by the coding sequence ATGACTCCGCTACTCACTGCTCTAGCACTCTGTGCCTTCGCCGCCAACTCTGTATTAAGTCGACTGGCACTGGCAACACAGGCCATTGATCCCGTCTCTTTCACCTTGCTGCGACTGCTCAGTGGAATGTTAGTTCTGCTTCCGCTTTCTTCCGGCATCCGTAAAGCCACCCCTTCCAGAGATTGGAAAAACGCGGTCCTTTCCGGCCTCGCCCTTTTCATCTATGCCCTCGCCTTTTCACTTGGCTACGTCACAATCAGCTCCGGCATGGGCACACTGATTCTAGTCGGCGCAGTCCAATTCGCTATGTTTGCCTGGGCACTTATACAGCACGATCAGATTTCCAGAAGCAAATGGATCGGAGCCGGGATCTCCTTCGCCGGTTTAATCGCCCTCGTTTCACCGGGCCTCACGGCCCCCGATCTAAAAGGCGCCACGTTGATGGCCGCCGCCGGCATCGCCTGGGGACTCTATTCCATTCGCGGCCGCGGAGCCCGGTCCCCCGTTCTGATGACCGCCCGGAATTTCACCTGCGCGGTTCCGATGGCGGGAATCACTGCCATACTCTTTTTTCAGACATTGGAAATTTCGCCGTGCGGAGCAATCATCGCCGTTTTGTCGGGATCAATCACTTCCGGACTGGCTTATGTCATCTGGTACCGGGCACTGCGGGATCTTTCCACCGTCACCGCCTCGATGGTGCAGCTGTTGATTCCGGTCCTCGCCGCGGCCGGCGGGGTTGTTTTTCTGAATGAACCTCTAACCGCCCGCCTGCTCATTTCATCAGCACTGATTCTCGGAGGAGTCGGCCTGGGAAGCCTTAAACAATCCGTCCGGATTTAA
- a CDS encoding DUF1501 domain-containing protein, which translates to MSRIFTRRRMLGEASCAGIGTATLMSSLINLKLAGNAAADALLPGNDRKTVVNVLQAGGCDTFNLLLRRDGGYAEYAASRSSLALSNDASLHPLTQISGNDGNLYALHPSCAGLADLFNGTGDFSGTPRLAFVTNVGTLVEPTTLSDYLTGSVALPKSLFSHIDQIEQWQTSVPQGMAELRGWGGRMADVLHSAANTEETAMSISLAGNNIYQIGDSTKQMAITRNGALLFESEWDWTQEHHLKNEGLMSLIELQNRHLMRDSFARHTKESIEAQQAFKVHWDAVEPGFDGLLTNASFPDTYFGKNLRAAAITIKIRADLGLRRNSIFINFGGWDHHGELLNTQAGMLTDLSEGLYQFQLALEELGLSQDVVTFTSSDFGRTLRSNGRGSDHAWGGNAMVMGEPVDGGKVYGTFPSLAIDGADDVGKGGRILPSTSVDVFFAEIARWFGVSAADLPYVLPNIENFIDPVSASQPVGFIKSGRIV; encoded by the coding sequence ATGAGCAGAATCTTTACAAGACGACGTATGCTGGGTGAAGCCAGCTGTGCCGGGATCGGGACCGCGACGCTGATGTCCTCGCTGATCAATCTGAAACTGGCCGGCAATGCGGCGGCGGATGCTCTGCTGCCGGGTAATGACCGGAAAACGGTGGTGAATGTACTGCAGGCCGGCGGGTGCGATACCTTTAATCTGCTGTTGCGGCGAGACGGCGGCTATGCCGAATATGCGGCATCGCGGAGTTCGCTGGCTCTGTCGAATGATGCTTCTTTGCATCCCTTGACACAAATCAGCGGCAATGACGGCAATCTGTATGCCCTGCATCCGAGCTGTGCGGGACTGGCCGACCTTTTCAATGGCACGGGTGATTTTTCGGGAACACCGCGACTGGCTTTTGTTACAAATGTCGGCACGCTGGTGGAGCCGACGACGCTGTCGGATTATCTGACAGGCAGTGTGGCGCTGCCGAAATCCCTGTTTTCGCATATCGATCAGATTGAGCAGTGGCAGACCTCGGTGCCGCAGGGTATGGCCGAACTGCGCGGATGGGGCGGGCGTATGGCCGATGTGCTGCACAGTGCCGCCAACACGGAGGAGACGGCCATGAGTATTTCGCTGGCCGGAAATAACATCTATCAGATCGGCGACTCCACAAAACAGATGGCGATCACCCGCAATGGCGCTTTGCTGTTCGAAAGCGAATGGGACTGGACGCAGGAACACCATCTGAAAAATGAAGGGCTGATGAGTCTGATCGAGCTGCAGAACCGGCATCTGATGCGCGACAGTTTTGCCCGGCACACGAAGGAGAGTATCGAAGCTCAACAGGCCTTTAAGGTGCATTGGGATGCCGTAGAGCCGGGATTTGACGGCCTGCTGACCAATGCTTCTTTTCCGGATACCTATTTCGGTAAAAATCTACGCGCCGCCGCCATTACCATAAAAATCCGCGCCGATCTCGGGTTGCGCCGGAATTCCATCTTTATCAATTTCGGCGGATGGGATCATCACGGGGAGCTGCTCAATACGCAGGCGGGGATGCTGACGGATCTTTCGGAAGGGCTTTATCAGTTCCAGCTGGCTCTGGAGGAGCTCGGTCTGTCGCAGGATGTGGTGACGTTTACTTCTTCCGATTTCGGACGAACACTGCGTTCCAACGGTCGCGGCAGTGACCACGCCTGGGGCGGAAATGCCATGGTGATGGGCGAGCCGGTGGATGGTGGAAAAGTTTACGGCACGTTTCCAAGTCTCGCCATCGATGGTGCCGACGATGTGGGGAAAGGCGGCCGCATACTGCCGAGTACCTCGGTGGATGTTTTCTTTGCCGAAATCGCCCGCTGGTTTGGGGTCAGCGCTGCGGACCTGCCGTATGTGCTGCCGAATATAGAAAATTTTATTGATCCGGTTTCCGCATCGCAGCCGGTCGGTTTCATTAAATCCGGACGGATTGTTTAA
- a CDS encoding DUF1800 domain-containing protein, with translation MVLAPVYGTGLKRSIMKRSVDLSVSFAGFLGLILQTSFSASPVVSPSEMDLDGNGLPDIWEALYGGGFELVPDEDDDGDSVSNLDESRAGTHALDARSVFKLSVSDQQLSELRIEWPQLPHRNSELESAGSLNSTVWTFEGSGSVNSNGELYAEFPLGPSNRFFRVHNTDLDLDADGVPDWMEEELGFSPTNSASVLVAGDLAAFHAIYNDVPVTNAPTEAQAARFLMQATFGPTYADITNLQAVGIEQWIDDQMALPPYYTRPYIDEIDADLFAGFPNPDIQGYAYSISPYTFVFGNNFMTTWARGAIQADDQLRQRVAFALSQILVVSRADANFANKPGPIADYYDLFIEHAFGNYRDILHDVTFHACMGLYLSHLGNQKADVFINRYPDENFAREIMQLFTIGLWELNPDGTRVLDEFGEPVPTYGNEEITELARVFTGLKWAGYAWDSEGIWDSKFYPPMAMFADYHDFGEKTLLNGYVIPARTPSTANGLQDIEDALDNIFNHPNVGPFVGKQLIQFLVTSNPSREYVARISAVFDDNGSGVRGDLAAVVRAILLDPEARTPVEFLARVQYGQLREPVIRAMHLARVQHLGRFEHLKWWDWGQFAQDSLQEPMYAPSVFNFYRPDYRLPGQLAEGGFDSPAFGITDSYSAISFPNRLWNQMNNGFKNGNNYHYPPDWSAFLPLVTDVPALVDRAALLFCGGDMSADTRELIIGLVSRLNENSEQIERIRLAVYFALMSPEGATLK, from the coding sequence ATGGTTTTGGCTCCGGTGTACGGAACCGGCCTGAAGAGGAGCATTATGAAGCGATCTGTTGATCTGTCTGTCAGTTTTGCCGGTTTTCTGGGTTTGATATTGCAAACGTCATTTTCCGCATCGCCGGTAGTGTCGCCGTCTGAAATGGATTTGGATGGAAACGGCCTGCCGGATATCTGGGAAGCGCTGTATGGCGGTGGATTTGAACTTGTACCGGATGAGGATGATGATGGCGACAGTGTGTCTAATCTGGATGAAAGCAGGGCGGGAACGCATGCACTGGATGCGCGCAGTGTATTCAAACTGTCGGTCTCTGATCAGCAGTTATCTGAACTGCGGATTGAATGGCCGCAGCTTCCGCATCGAAACAGCGAACTTGAATCAGCAGGGTCGCTGAACAGTACAGTCTGGACTTTTGAAGGGAGCGGAAGTGTCAACAGCAACGGCGAGCTCTATGCTGAATTTCCGCTGGGGCCTTCCAACCGGTTTTTCAGGGTGCACAATACTGATCTTGATCTGGATGCCGACGGGGTGCCGGACTGGATGGAGGAGGAGCTCGGTTTCAGTCCGACCAACAGTGCGTCGGTACTGGTCGCCGGAGATCTGGCGGCTTTTCATGCAATCTATAACGATGTGCCGGTTACGAATGCCCCGACCGAGGCCCAGGCGGCCCGTTTTCTGATGCAGGCCACGTTCGGGCCGACCTATGCGGATATCACGAATCTGCAGGCGGTGGGCATTGAGCAGTGGATTGACGATCAGATGGCGCTGCCGCCGTATTATACCCGACCTTACATCGATGAAATTGATGCGGATCTCTTTGCCGGCTTTCCCAATCCGGATATTCAGGGATACGCCTATTCCATCAGCCCCTACACCTTTGTTTTCGGGAATAATTTCATGACCACCTGGGCCCGCGGCGCGATACAGGCGGATGATCAGTTGCGTCAGCGGGTGGCCTTTGCGCTCAGTCAGATTCTGGTTGTTTCGCGGGCGGATGCCAATTTTGCCAATAAACCGGGTCCGATTGCGGATTATTATGATTTGTTCATTGAGCATGCGTTTGGAAACTACCGGGACATTCTGCACGATGTCACCTTCCACGCGTGTATGGGGCTCTATCTCAGCCACCTGGGCAACCAGAAGGCTGATGTCTTCATCAACCGGTATCCTGATGAAAATTTCGCGCGGGAAATCATGCAGCTGTTTACCATCGGTCTGTGGGAGCTGAATCCTGACGGAACACGGGTGCTGGATGAATTCGGCGAACCCGTTCCAACCTATGGAAACGAGGAGATCACAGAGCTGGCCCGGGTGTTCACCGGTCTGAAATGGGCGGGTTATGCCTGGGACAGTGAGGGAATCTGGGATTCAAAATTCTATCCGCCGATGGCCATGTTTGCGGATTATCACGATTTCGGGGAAAAGACGCTGCTTAATGGATATGTTATTCCGGCCCGTACGCCGAGTACAGCCAACGGACTGCAGGATATTGAAGATGCACTGGATAATATTTTCAACCATCCGAATGTCGGCCCGTTTGTCGGAAAACAACTGATCCAGTTTCTGGTGACCTCTAATCCTTCGAGGGAATATGTGGCCCGGATTTCGGCGGTGTTTGATGATAACGGTTCGGGGGTTCGCGGTGATCTCGCTGCCGTGGTGCGCGCCATTCTGCTGGATCCCGAGGCCCGCACACCGGTAGAATTCCTGGCCCGCGTGCAATACGGACAACTGCGAGAGCCGGTCATCCGTGCGATGCATCTGGCGCGGGTGCAGCATCTCGGACGGTTTGAACACCTGAAATGGTGGGACTGGGGCCAGTTTGCCCAGGATTCCCTGCAGGAACCCATGTATGCGCCGTCGGTGTTTAATTTTTACCGGCCGGATTACCGACTGCCCGGACAGCTGGCGGAGGGCGGGTTTGATTCGCCGGCTTTCGGCATCACCGACAGTTATTCCGCCATTTCCTTCCCGAACCGGCTGTGGAACCAGATGAACAACGGGTTTAAGAACGGGAATAATTATCATTATCCGCCGGATTGGTCGGCCTTCCTTCCGCTGGTTACGGATGTGCCGGCATTGGTTGATCGTGCGGCGCTGCTGTTCTGCGGCGGTGATATGTCGGCCGATACCCGGGAGCTGATTATCGGGCTGGTTTCCCGGCTGAATGAAAACAGCGAGCAGATTGAACGCATTCGTTTGGCGGTCTATTTCGCCCTGATGAGCCCGGAAGGTGCAACCCTGAAATAA
- a CDS encoding putative C-S lyase produces MEKKIMYDFETPVSRLGTHAEKYEARERFFGNADVEPFWVADMDLPTPGFLVERIRERSGHPMFGYTEQYDGIFEAIAWWMKNEHAAEVETAYTLLSPSVVTSISMAIQAYTEEGEAVALLSPVYGPFFSCTKTNNRNVADVPLQVENGRFMIDYQALAQALDRPDVKLMLMCNPQNPGGRAWTVQELEKVVELCAEYGVVLFSDEIHSDIVYPPVRHQSVLNIPLADEIAVVAHSIGKTFNTSGLQSSFVFIRNPKLRTAFRRAQERAHCGDINLFGKVALETALSPEGAEYRRQLLAYLHENIQQVCGRLRQVNGLFVMEPEATFLVWSDFRAFGDWQTVFKKLIKEANVALSGGNFFGPAGEGWFRINCAHPRSVLLPAVDRIVSVFSAS; encoded by the coding sequence ATGGAAAAAAAGATAATGTACGATTTTGAAACTCCGGTTTCCCGCCTCGGTACGCATGCCGAAAAATACGAGGCACGCGAACGTTTCTTCGGCAATGCCGATGTTGAACCGTTCTGGGTGGCGGATATGGATCTGCCAACACCGGGATTTCTGGTCGAGCGGATACGGGAGCGGTCCGGTCATCCAATGTTTGGATATACGGAACAGTACGATGGTATATTTGAGGCCATTGCCTGGTGGATGAAGAATGAGCATGCTGCTGAAGTGGAGACCGCGTATACCCTGCTTTCCCCTTCTGTGGTCACCAGCATTTCTATGGCGATTCAGGCCTATACAGAAGAGGGAGAAGCTGTGGCGTTACTTTCTCCGGTTTACGGGCCGTTTTTCAGCTGTACGAAAACCAATAACCGCAACGTGGCCGATGTTCCGCTGCAGGTGGAAAACGGCAGGTTTATGATCGATTACCAGGCTTTGGCCCAGGCTCTGGACCGGCCGGATGTGAAACTGATGCTGATGTGCAATCCGCAGAATCCCGGCGGTCGGGCGTGGACTGTTCAGGAACTGGAAAAAGTGGTGGAGCTTTGCGCAGAATACGGTGTCGTTCTTTTCAGCGATGAAATTCATAGCGATATTGTTTATCCGCCAGTCCGGCATCAAAGTGTGCTGAATATTCCGCTGGCGGATGAAATTGCGGTGGTGGCGCACTCCATCGGAAAGACTTTCAACACCAGTGGACTTCAATCGTCGTTTGTTTTTATCCGGAATCCGAAGTTGCGTACGGCATTCCGTCGGGCGCAGGAGCGGGCGCACTGCGGCGATATCAACCTGTTCGGCAAGGTGGCCTTGGAAACGGCTCTGTCGCCGGAAGGGGCGGAGTACAGACGTCAGCTTCTGGCGTACCTGCATGAAAATATTCAACAGGTCTGCGGGCGGCTTCGTCAGGTGAATGGGCTTTTTGTCATGGAGCCCGAAGCCACCTTTCTGGTCTGGAGCGATTTCCGCGCTTTCGGCGACTGGCAGACGGTATTTAAAAAACTGATCAAGGAGGCGAATGTGGCGCTTTCCGGCGGTAATTTTTTCGGTCCGGCTGGCGAGGGTTGGTTCCGGATTAACTGCGCGCATCCGCGTTCTGTTCTGCTTCCCGCAGTGGATCGGATTGTTTCGGTTTTTTCAGCGTCCTGA
- the ovoA gene encoding 5-histidylcysteine sulfoxide synthase, protein MELITRNIDLTSGTVEEKRAAIKDYFLRTWTLYERLFETLASDEVFYERPQPLRHPLIFYFGHTATFFINKLMLGKLIDQRIHPEFESLFAIGVDEMSWDDLDETHYDWPPVQAVRVYRNQVKETVCNLIDSIDFTLPVGWESPLWAVMMGIEHERIHLETSSVLIRQLDLEKVRPHALFPVCTAAGPAIENELAAVDGGRVVLGKERDHPLYGWDNEYGHVEMDVPSFRASRYLVSNGEYLGFIHAGGYEQDRYWDEEGRAWRKYHHATMPEFWRGEPGNYRLRLMTEEIPLPMNWPVEVCYLEAKAFCNWKNEQTGLPVRMPDEAEYRRLLEVTGLNREHHESPVSANWNLEHYASSVPVDRFAHGDFYDVVGNVWQWNETPIYPYNGFEVHPLYDDFTVPTFDNRHNLIKGGSWISTGNEIALHSRYAFRRHFYQHAGFRYVVSDKPVKTDFDVYETDALVSQYCEFHYGDVCFGIPNFPKAIAQIALEVAEAKGKALDIGCSVGRTAFEIADFFEEVDALDFSARFVQVGARMQAKGRIRYERQEEGELVTFQERTLEELGLTGDYSNIHFLQQDATNMKPIFSGYDLVIAANLIDRLNDPARFLREIPNRMNPGGMLLIASPYTWLENFTPKRNWLGGFKKDGEPVTTLDGLHALLDDSFEMIREPQQVPFVIRETRHKHQHTLSEVTLWKKR, encoded by the coding sequence ATGGAACTGATTACCCGGAATATTGATCTCACCAGCGGTACGGTTGAAGAAAAGCGTGCTGCAATTAAAGACTACTTCCTCAGGACCTGGACGCTTTACGAACGGCTCTTTGAAACGCTGGCTTCTGATGAGGTTTTTTATGAGCGGCCGCAGCCGCTTCGCCATCCGCTGATTTTTTATTTCGGTCATACGGCCACTTTTTTCATCAACAAGCTGATGCTCGGGAAACTCATTGACCAGCGCATCCATCCGGAATTTGAATCCCTTTTTGCCATCGGGGTCGATGAAATGAGCTGGGATGATCTCGATGAAACCCACTATGACTGGCCGCCGGTGCAGGCGGTTCGGGTTTATCGGAATCAGGTCAAAGAGACGGTCTGCAACCTGATCGACTCGATCGATTTTACGCTGCCTGTCGGATGGGAAAGTCCGCTCTGGGCGGTCATGATGGGCATTGAGCATGAGCGGATTCATCTGGAAACCAGTTCCGTACTGATCCGCCAGCTGGATCTCGAAAAAGTGCGTCCGCATGCTCTTTTTCCGGTCTGTACTGCGGCTGGTCCGGCCATTGAAAATGAGCTGGCTGCTGTGGACGGAGGAAGGGTGGTTCTGGGCAAAGAGCGGGATCATCCGCTTTACGGCTGGGACAATGAATACGGGCATGTCGAGATGGACGTGCCGTCGTTCCGGGCTTCGCGTTATCTGGTTTCCAATGGGGAATATCTCGGGTTTATACATGCCGGAGGTTATGAGCAGGACCGTTACTGGGATGAAGAGGGACGGGCCTGGCGGAAGTATCACCACGCCACGATGCCGGAATTCTGGCGCGGTGAACCCGGAAACTATCGATTGCGTCTTATGACCGAAGAAATTCCGTTGCCGATGAACTGGCCGGTGGAGGTCTGCTATCTGGAAGCTAAGGCGTTCTGTAATTGGAAAAATGAACAGACCGGTCTGCCGGTCCGGATGCCGGACGAGGCGGAATACCGTCGTCTGCTGGAAGTAACCGGACTCAATCGGGAACATCATGAAAGCCCTGTTTCCGCCAACTGGAACCTGGAGCATTATGCCTCGTCTGTGCCGGTTGATAGGTTTGCGCACGGCGATTTCTACGATGTGGTCGGCAATGTATGGCAATGGAATGAAACCCCGATTTATCCCTACAACGGATTTGAAGTGCATCCGCTGTATGATGACTTCACCGTTCCGACTTTTGATAACCGCCACAACCTGATTAAAGGCGGTTCGTGGATTTCCACCGGGAACGAAATCGCACTGCACAGCCGCTATGCCTTCCGGCGCCATTTCTATCAGCATGCCGGTTTCCGGTATGTGGTTTCGGATAAACCCGTAAAGACGGATTTTGATGTCTATGAAACCGATGCGCTCGTCTCTCAGTATTGTGAGTTTCATTATGGCGATGTATGTTTCGGCATTCCGAATTTCCCGAAAGCCATTGCGCAGATCGCACTGGAGGTGGCAGAGGCCAAGGGCAAAGCGCTGGATATCGGTTGTTCGGTCGGCCGTACCGCTTTTGAAATTGCCGATTTTTTTGAGGAGGTGGATGCACTCGATTTTTCCGCCCGTTTTGTGCAGGTCGGTGCACGCATGCAGGCAAAAGGCCGTATTCGCTATGAACGGCAGGAGGAGGGGGAGCTGGTCACGTTCCAGGAGCGGACATTGGAAGAACTCGGATTGACCGGCGATTATTCGAATATCCATTTTCTGCAGCAGGATGCCACCAACATGAAGCCGATCTTCAGCGGCTATGATCTGGTAATTGCGGCCAACCTGATTGACCGGCTGAATGATCCGGCACGTTTTCTGAGGGAGATTCCGAACCGGATGAATCCGGGCGGAATGCTGCTGATTGCCTCGCCCTATACCTGGCTCGAGAACTTCACGCCGAAGCGCAACTGGCTGGGCGGGTTTAAAAAAGATGGAGAGCCGGTGACCACATTGGATGGACTGCATGCACTGCTTGACGACTCTTTTGAAATGATCCGGGAACCGCAGCAGGTTCCGTTTGTGATTCGTGAAACCAGGCATAAGCATCAGCATACGCTTTCGGAAGTGACGCTATGGAAAAAAAGATAA
- a CDS encoding tRNA-(ms[2]io[6]A)-hydroxylase, whose protein sequence is MELVSQDDLDNLLAFLSCRTPQAWIAEALKQEEILLLNHCYLEQCAARTALGLMFRCPDKPDVLIKMSKLAREELRHFEKVHELLTKRGYTYKILKPSRYAGLMHEPARKKEPGNLVDTLIIGAYIEARSCERFYSLAPHMDEEISAFFRSLLKSEARHFRDYLTLAQHYSEEPIDERVAFFGKIERHAIESKDPLFRFHSGVPAE, encoded by the coding sequence ATGGAACTGGTCAGCCAGGACGATTTAGACAATTTGTTGGCGTTTTTATCCTGTAGAACCCCGCAGGCCTGGATTGCTGAGGCGCTGAAACAGGAGGAAATTCTGTTGCTGAATCACTGCTATCTGGAACAGTGTGCCGCGCGTACGGCGCTGGGGCTGATGTTCCGTTGTCCGGATAAACCGGACGTGCTGATCAAAATGTCGAAACTGGCCCGCGAAGAACTGCGGCATTTTGAAAAGGTGCATGAGCTGCTGACGAAGCGGGGCTATACCTATAAAATTCTGAAACCTTCCCGTTATGCCGGGCTGATGCATGAGCCGGCGCGTAAAAAGGAACCGGGCAATCTGGTCGATACGTTGATTATCGGGGCTTACATCGAGGCGCGTTCGTGCGAACGGTTTTATTCGCTGGCTCCGCATATGGACGAAGAAATTAGTGCGTTTTTCCGGTCGCTGCTGAAATCAGAGGCGCGGCATTTCCGAGATTATCTGACGCTCGCTCAGCACTATTCGGAGGAGCCGATCGACGAGCGGGTCGCTTTTTTCGGAAAAATTGAGCGGCATGCTATTGAATCGAAAGATCCGCTTTTCCGCTTTCACAGCGGTGTGCCGGCGGAATAA